The Oscillatoria acuminata PCC 6304 genomic interval CAATTTGGCCTCTGGATGCACGTTACAAATACGGAAACTGCCTTTAACCTTGTCCGCATCTCGCATCCCTGCTACTAGCGACGTCAGGCCAGAACTATCAATAAAGTTAACCTGCCCTAAATTAACGACAATATGACGACTCAGTTTAGAAATGCACTCCTGTAATTTGAGGCGAAATTGCCACGCGGTGGTAATGTCCAACCGACCCGTTGGGGCCAATACAATCACCGTTGTTCCATCCTGGGTCG includes:
- a CDS encoding STAS domain-containing protein, coding for MIHIEQKTHTTQDGTTVIVLAPTGRLDITTAWQFRLKLQECISKLSRHIVVNLGQVNFIDSSGLTSLVAGMRDADKVKGSFRICNVHPEAKLVFEVTMMDSVFEIYETEEEALEAGPRSMAT